ACCGCCAGCGAGTTCTCGCGGCAGATCGTGCAGCAGGCCACGGGCATCCTGCGCGGCATCGGCGTCGAGAACCCCGGCGGGTTCCTGTCGTCGCTCGTGCGGTCCACGGTCGATCACGCGCTCGCCGAGGCCAGCCCGGCGATCCCGGATCTGCCGCCCGACCTGGACTGATCCCGCCCCGGCGTCTTGCGCCGGGCGCGTACGCCAAAGGTATGAGAAATGGCTGCCACGAGACATCGGAACCGCGATTTCTCATACTTTCCGAGTCGCCGGCCGCCGCGGCCACGGGCCCGGCGGGCCGCTGTATGCCCGCCGAGAGTCGCAAACTCACCTGATCACTAGACTGAAACCCGTCTTCCGCGGCCGCTCGGCCGCGATCCGCCTCCCGCACACGTCGAGGAACCCGCGCATGTCCGAAACCCCCGCCGAGAACGCCGCCGCCGAGCCCGAAGAGGACATCTTCGAGCAGAAGGCCGTGCGCCTGGCGAAGCGCGAGCGGCTCATCGCCGAGCGCGACACCCCCGCGGGCGGCGCGTACCCGGTGTCGGTGCCGGTGACGACCACGATCGGCGCCCTGCGCGCGCAGTACGGCGACCTCGAGGCCGGCGCCGAGACGGGCCAGACCGCGTCGGTGGCGGGCCGCGTGGTCTTCAGCCGCAACACCGGCAAGCTCTGCTTCGCGTCGCTGCAGGCCGGCGACGGCTCGCGCATCCAGGCGATGGTGTCGCTCGCGAACGTCGGCGACGACTCGCTCGCGCGCTGGAAGGAGCTCGTGGACCTCGGCGATCACGTCGCCGTCACGGGCGAGATCGTCTCGAGCCGTCGCGGCGAGCTGTCGATCATGGTCAGCGACTGGCAGATCGCGGCCAAGGCCGTGCTGCCCCTGCCGAACCTCTACAACGACCTCAACGAGGAGACGCGGGTCCGCCAGCGCTACCTCGATCTGATCGTGCGCGAGCAGGCCCGCACCACGGTGGTGGCGCGTGCCAAGGCGAACGCGAGCCTGCGGGCGACCTTCGCGGAGCACGACTTCCTCGAGGTCGAGACGCCCATGCTGCAGGTGCAGCCCGGCGGCGCCACCGCCCGCCCCTTCATCACGCACTCGAACGCGTTCGACACCGAGCTGTACATGCGCATCGCGCCGGAGCTGTACCTCAAGCGCGCGGTCGTGGGCGGCATCGATCGCGTCTTCGAGATCAACCGCAACTTCCGCAACGAGGGCGCCGACTCCACGCACAGCCCGGAGTTCGCGATGCTCGAGGCCTACCAGGCGTACACCGACTACAACGGCATCGCCGATCTCACCCAGGAGCTGATCCAGAAGGCCGCCGTCGCGGTCGCCGGGTCGACCACGGTGACCTGGGCCGACGGCACCGAGTACGACCTCGGCGGCGAGTGGGATCGCGTGTCGATGTACCCGTCGCTGTCGGAGGCGGCCGGCGTGGAGGTCACGCCGCAGACGTCGATGGACGAGCTGCTGGCCCTGGCCGAGCGCTCGGGCGTCGAGGTGCCGCCGCACGTGACCCACGGCAAGCTCGTCGAGGAGCTGTGGGAGCACTTCGTCAAGGCCCACCTGACGCGCCCCACGTTCGTGATGGATTTCCCCGTCGACACGAGCCCGCTCGTGCGCGAGCACCGGTCGATTCCCGGCGTCGTGGAGAAGTGGGACCTCTACGTGCGCGGCTTCGAGCTCGCCACGGGCTACTCCGAGCTGGTCGACCCGGTCATCCAGCGCGAGCGCTTCGTGGAGCAGGCGGCCCTGGCCGACCGCGGCGATGACGAGGCCATGCGCATCGACGAGGACTTCCTGCGCGCGCTCGAGCACGGCATGCCGCCGACGGGCGGCATGGGCATGGGCATCGATCGCCTGCTCATGGCGATCACCGGCCTCGGCATCCGCGAGACGATCCTCTTCCCGCTCGTCAAGTAACCGCATCGCGTATCGGCGGGTCGCCGCGTCACGCGACGGCCCGCTCGAAGGCCCACGCGGGCAGGTGCGCCGCGTCGAGGATCTCGCGCAGCAGCCCCGCCAGCCCGTGTTCGGGATCGCTGACGAGCGCACGCTCGACGTACCAGCCGGCGTGCGTCGAGTTTCCCAGCGCCCAGCTGATCCACCCCGCGCTGGCCAGCGCCCCGGCGCGGTAGCGGGCGGGCGCCCCCGCGGCGACGTATCGGGTCAGCTCGAGCGCGCGCCGCAGCCGTTCCGGGTCGGGCCGCGGCCCGTCGCCCGCGAGGCGCAAGGGCTCGTCCGGCACCGCGCGCTCGCCGCGCTGCCACCGCAACTGCCACTCCAGGGTGCGCTGCCCGCAGGCGAGATCGGCGCTCCACTGCGTGAGCGCGACGTCGCGGAGCAGGGGCGTGGCGAGCGTCACGGTCAGCACGGCCGCCTCGGCGGGGTGCAGGTCGGCCGGGTCCCACGAGAGCGCGTCCTCGAACACGCCGGTGAGGAAGTCCAGCGACGTGCGGCTCGAGGTGCCGCCCACCCCGCGCTCGCTGATGAGCGGCGCGAGCTCCTCGATCGCTTCGGCGACCCGGCGCCGGGCCGCCTTGCCGAGCTTCGGCAGCGCGGCGCCGGCGCGCTGGTCGGCGGAGACATCGTCCGCGGCATCGCCCCACGCGGCCGGCGCGATCTCGCCCAGGGGGCGCGGGCCGTCGTCGCCGTCGCAGGAGCCCCACCCGTCCGCCGCCACGAGGTGCGCGCCGTGCACGGCCAGGCCGCAGTCCCGCGCTCGCTCGCGCACGCGATCCACGAGCGCGCGATGGGTCGATCTCGCGGCGACGAAGGGGGTGTCGGCGTACACGACGATCGCGAGGGCGTCGGCGTCGCGCACGCGGCAGACCATGCCGATCGCCGTGGCGGCGTACTGGGCGAGGTCGGCGTCGTGGGGCAGGTCGAGGCGCAGCACGCCGATGCTGCGGGTGCCGTGGAAGGGGACGAGCACGAGGCTCTCGCGCGGGGTGCATCCGGCGAGGTGGGGCAGCAGCGACAGGAACCGGTCGGGCGAGGGGGCGGGGAGAACGGTGGTCATGCCCCGATGCTCCGCGCCGATCGCGCGGCCGGCGGGTTGTCCACAGCCGGATGCCGCCGGATCGCGCCGATCCGCGCCTGTGAGCGGCCGCTCGCTCCCAGGATCCGCGCCCGGGCGGGCGATTAGGATCGAGGCATGGACAGCTACTGGGCAGCCGTGGTGTGGTCGCTCCTGCCGACGATCGTGATCGCCGGGCTGTTCTGGTTCGTGCTGCGCAGCATCCTGCGCTTCGACCGGACCGAGCGTCGCGCCTACGCCAAGATCGAGGCCGAGGAGCGCGCCAAGCGTGGGCTCCCGCCGCTGACGAAGCCCACCGACTGATCTCCGGATCGACGAAGCCCCGCACACCCTCGGAGGGAGATGCGGGGCTTTCGCGCGCCGGGCGTCAGTCGATCGCGTTGGGGTGCTTCGCGAGCGGGGTGACCTTCATCGTCATGTACGGGAACAGCGGGAAGCCGCTGAGGATCTCGTGGAGCTCGTCGTTGGAGGCGACGTCGAAGACCGAGTAGTTCGCGTACTCGCCGACCACGCGCCAGATGTGGCGGAAGCGGCCGTCGCGCTGCAGGGCCTGCGAGAACTCCTTCTCCGCCGCCTTGAGGCGGTCGCGCTCGTCGGCGGGCATCGATTCGGGGAAGGCGACGTCCATTCGGACCAGATACAGCACGGGATCTCCTTGGGATTCGGGAACGGATGCCACGATACCGATCGGCTCACCCCGGCCGCGCTCGGCGGGTTCCCCGACGGCCGCCCGCTACGCTGAGGCGCGGAAGGACGGGTGCGTGTGGACGTTCTGAACGAGCTGTGGCGCGTTCTGGGGTCGTCGTGGTGGGCGATCCTCGTGTGGACGGTCGACATGGTCATCCGCATCGTCGCCGTGGTCATCGTGCCCCGCGATCGCAAGCCCACCTCCGCGATGGCCTGGCTCCTCGCGATCTTCCTGCTGCCGACCGCGGGCCTGGCCCTGTTCCTGCTGATCGGCAGCCCCCGGCTGCCGCGCGCCCGCCGCCGCCGCCAGGCCCAGACGAACGAGTACATCCGCGAGACGAACGACCTGCTCGAGGGCGGCAGTCTCCGGCCCAACGAGCCGGAGTGGTTCACGCAGATCGTGCACATGAACCGCGAGCTCGGCGCGCTGCCGATCTCGGGCGACAACGGCGTGACGATCATCTCGGACTACCAGCGCAGCCTCGACGAGATGGCCGCGGCGATCCGATCCGCACGTCGTTACGTGCACGTCGAGTTCTACATCCTCAAGTCCGACCCCTCGACCGAGGTGTTCTTCCGGGCGCTCGAGGACGCCTGCCGCCGCGGCATCGAGGTGCGCGTGCTGCTGGATCACTGGGCGAACCTCGTCAAGCCGTTCCACCGCCGCACGCTGAAGCGGCTCGACCGGATGGGCGCCGACTGGCGATTCGCCCTGCCGATCCAGCCCCTCAAGGGCAAGTGGCAGCGGCCCGACCTGCGCAACCACCGCAAGCTCCTCGTCATCGACGGCGAGGTCGCGTTCCTCGGATCGCAGAACATCACCGATCCGAGCTACAACCTGCGCGCCAACATCCGCCGCGGCCTGAAATGGGTCGACGTGATGGTGCGGCTCGACGGCCCCGTGGTCTCGAGCGTGGACGCGGTGTTCCTCTCTGACTGGTTCAGCGAGACCGACACCGTGCCGGAGGGCATCGAGCTGGCCCGCAAGGACTCCGGCACCGGCGATCTGGACTGCCAGGTGGTGCCCTCCGGGCCGGGATTCGAGTCCGAGAACAACCTGCGCCTCTTCCTCGCGCTCATCTACGCCGCCCGCGATCAGGTGGTCATGGTCAGCCCGTACTTCGTGCCCAACGAGGCGATGATGCAGGCCGTCGAGGCCGCGTGCGATCGCGGCGTGCGGGTCGAGCTGTTCGTCTCGGAGGTGGGCGACCAAGCCGTCGTCTACCACGCGCAGCGCAGCTACTACGAGGCGCTGCTGCGCGCCGGCGTGCGCATCTGGCTCTACAGGGCGCCGTACATCCTGCACACCAAGAGCCTCTCGATCGACGAGGAGATCGCCGTGGTCGGATCGTCCAACATGGACGAGCGGTCGTTCGGTCTCAACCTCGAGGTCTCGCTCCTCGTGCGCGGCGAGGAGTTCGTGCGTCAGCTGCGCGAGGTCGAGGATCAGTACCGGCAGCACAGCCGCGAGCTGACGCTGTCGGAGTGGGCCGAGCAGCCGATCCGCTCGCGCATCCTCGACAACCTCGCCCGCCTCACCTCGGCCCTGCAGTAGGGCGGGACGGCTTCCCGAGTGCCGTCGTGTCGGCCCAGCGCCGCGCGGCGACGCGAACGCGCTCGGGAATCAGAGCGCGGCGGTCGGGTGGCCGCGCGGCACCGCGACGAGCAGGCCGCCGGGGTGCACGGCGCAGTCCATGCGCACGGCCTCGCCGAACGGATCGCCGTCCAGCTCGACCGGCTGCGGCGCGGGCGTGGCCGTCTCGATGCCGGCCACCTGAAGGAACCGGATCGAGGAGTCCTTGCGCCGCTCCACGATCCGCCGCCCCGCGCGGAACCGCCGCAGCACCGAGTTGTCCCACCAGACCTTGCGCCACACCCCGAACCAGCCGAACGGGCCGGTGGGCTGGATGATCGCGACATCGAGCGATCCGTCGGTGATCGACGCGTCGGGGATGAGGGCGATCCCGGCCGGCAGTGCGCCGCAGTTGGCGACGAGGATGCTGTGCACCTTCGCGGAGTGCAGGCGGGTCGTCGTGCGCGAGCCGCCCTGATCCGGCCGCGGGTCCACGTGGTAGACGATGCGGAACGGCTCGGCGCCGATGAGCGAGCGGGCCGCGCCGTCCACATACGCCACCCAGCCGACCGACTTCTTCAGGCCCGAGTTCGTGTTCGCGATCATCGCGGCGTCGAGGCCCATGCCCGCCATGACGACGAAGGCGTGCTCCTCGGTCTCGCCGTCGGCCCGCCGCAGCCGCGCGATGCCGACGTCGACCGGCACCCTGTCGCCCTCGAACGCCGCGGTCACCATGGCCTCGGGGCTCGCGAGGGGGAGCAGCAGGTTGCGGGCGAGCAGGTTCCCGGTGCCGCTCGGCACGATCGCCAGGGGGATCCCCGTGCCGTCGAGCGCCTCGGCCACGGCCCGCACCGTGCCGTCGCCGCCCGCCACGAGCACCGTCGTCGCGCCCTCGCTGAGCGCCCAGCGCGTCACGCCCTGACCCGGGTCCTCGACGGTGGTCTCCAGCAGCAGCGGGGGCGCCCAGCCGGCGTGCGCCGAGTGCGTGGTGACGCGGGCGCGCAGATCGGCGCCGTCGGTCTTGGACGGGTTGTAGACCAGCGCGGCACGCTTCGGGGCGGTGTCGGCGGAGGTCACGGGGCCATGCTAGGGCCGATCCTCTGGTTCCCCGCGCCACTCCTCGGCCAGCAGGCCGTAGTTCATGCCGTCCATCCAGACGCCCGAGCGGTGCAGCGCCGTCTTGCGGCTGTGCTCCTCGCGGCGCATGCCGAGGCGCTCCATGAGCTTCCACGACGGCACGTTGTCGGCGAAGCAGCCGGCGTGCACGCGGCGCAGGCCGAGCGGGCCGAAGCAGAGGTCGATCGCGGCGCGCACCGCCTCGGTTGCGTAGCCGTGGCCCTGGAAGGCGGGGTCGAGGGTCCACCCCAGTTCGGCCTCGGTGCCGCGCGCATCCTCGGCGACCTCCGCCTGCGCCCAGCCGTCGCCGACGGCGATCATGAGCTCGCCGATCACGCGCTCGTCGCCGTCCGCGCCGGGAAGGACGATGGTGACGAGCGTGGCGCGCTTGCCGCGCATGCGCTCGCGGTGACCCTCGAACGTGTCGGGGGCTCCGCCGATCCACATCTTCACCTCGGGCAGCTGCCGGAACGCCCACATCGCGTCGATGTCGGCGTCGGTGGCGCGCCGCAGCACCAGGCGCTCAGTGTGCACGGGCCAGTCGACGGCGTCCAGGGGATCGGCGGCGGCCGCGCGCTCGGTGACGGAGTGTTCCATGCGGTCACGGTATCGCGGGTGCACGAAGGCCTCCGCGTCAAGTCCCTCGCGCGCCGCGCCGGCCGGGAGCGAGGGTGGGATCACACAGCCGGATCACACACGGGAGGTGCGACATGAGCATGAACGACGACCGCCGCGATCGCGAGAACGACCAGGTCAGCGAGGATCCGGAGCTGCCCCTGGGCGAGGACCCGATCATCGGCGAGAACCCCGATCTGTCCCCGGGAGAGGATCCGGTCGGCGGCGAGCCGGCACCGGTCGACGACGAGGGTGACGCCGCCGAGGGCGACAGCGAGCCGCCGGAGGCCGAGGGCGAGTAGGCGGCGGCACGCGGCGCCCGCGCCCTAGACTTGAGCGCGTGATCGATCCGGCCCTTCTGCGTGAGAACCCCGACCTCGTCATCCGTTCGCAGGTGGCGCGCGGGAGTTCGCCCGACACCGTCGCCGTGGCGGTGGAGGCCGAGAAGGCGCGGCGCCAGGCGCTGACGGCGTTCGAGGAGCTGCGCGCCGAGCAGAACGCGTTCGGCAAGACCGTCGCGCAAGCGCCCAAGGAGGACAAGCCCGCGCTCGTGGCGCAGGCCAAGGAGCTCGCCGCCAAGGTCAAGGAGGCGCAGCAGGCCGCGAACGAGGCCGAGGAGGCCTTCACCCGGGCGATGGCGGCGATCGAGAACGTCGTCATCGACGGCGTGCCCGAGGGCGGCGAGGACGACTTCGTCACGCTGCGCGAGGTCGGCGAGATCCGCACCTTCGACCCCGCCGAGTTCCCCGACGGTCCGCTCGACCACCTCGCGCTCGGCGAGAAGCTCGGCGCCATCGACATGGAGCGGGGCGCGAAGGTCTCGGGCGCGCGGTTCTACTTCCTCAAGGGCGTGGGCGCCCGGCTCGAGATCGCCCTCATGAACTACGCGCTGAACGTGGCGATCGAGCAGGGCTTCACGCCGATGATCACGCCCACGCTGGTGCGCCCCGACATCATGGCCGGCACCGGCTTCCTCGGCGCCCACTCGGACGAGATCTACCACCTCGAAGAGGACGACATGTACCTCGTGGGCACCAGCGAGGTCGCGCTCGCCGGGTACCACAAGGACGAGATCATCGACGTCTCGAACGGTCCGATCCGCTACGCCGGCTGGTCGACCTGCTACCGCCGCGAGGCCGGATCGCACGGCAAGGACACCCGCGGCATCATCCGCGTGCACCAGTTCAACAAGCTCGAGATGTTCTCGTACATCGCGCCCGAGGACGCCGAGGCCGAGCACGAGCGCCTGCTCGCCCTCGAGGAGCGCATGCTGCAGTCGCTCGGCCTGGCCTACCGCGTGATCGATGTGGCCGCCGGGGACCTCGGATCCAGCGCCGCCCGCAAGTTCGACACCGAGGCCTGGGTGCCCACGCAGGGCGCCTACCGCGAGCTCACCTCGACCTCGAACTGCACGACGTACCAGGCCCGTCGCCTGAACGTGCGCCACCGCGTGGAGGAGGGCGGCAAGACGCAGCACGTCGCCACGCTCAACGGCACGCTCGCCACGACCCGGTGGATCGTCGCGCTGCTCGAGACGCACCAGCAGCCCGACGGATCGGTGAAGGTCCCGGCCCCGCTCGTGCCGTACATGGGAGGCCTCGAGGTGCTCGAGCCGATCGCCTGAACCGACGATCCACAGGGCCGTCAAGCCCGGTTCGCCGCGTGCGGCGTGCCCCATAGACTGGGCCGCATGAGCTCTGCAACCCGTCGCCTTGTCGCACTCGACATCGATGGGACGGTCCTCCTGGAGGACGAGACCTTCAGCCCCGGCGTGGCAGAGGCGGTGCATCGCGCGGTCGCTCAGGGTCACCTGGTCACCCTCGCCACCGGCCGCAGCTGGGAGGCGACGTCTCACGTGCTGCACGAACTGGAGATCACGCCCGAGTACGTCGTGTGCTCGAACGGTGCCGCGATCCTCATCCGCGACGAGGACAGCGAGACCGGGTACGCGCGGCACTTCACCGAGCAGTTCGACGCGACCGAGGTGCTCGAGCTGCTCGAGACGCACCTGCCCGACGCCAACTACCTCGTCGAGCTGCCCGACGGCACGCGCCTCTACACGCACTTCGTCGAGGACTGGGGTCTGCACCGCGAGAACGCCCGCAAGGTCACGCTCGAGGAGATGAAGGGCCTCATGGTCTCGCGCGTGGTCGTCGTCTCGCCCGATCACACCGAGCAGGACTTCGTCGACATGGTCGATCAGATGGGCCTCAACCAGGTCTCGTACGCGGTCGGCTGGACCGCGTGGCTCGACATCGCGCCCAAGGGCGTCGACAAGGGCACCGCGCTCGAGCGGGTGCGCGAGCTCACCGGCTTCGCGCACGAGAACATCGTGGTGATCGGCGACGGACGCAACGACATCGGCATGTTCCGCTGGGCCGCCGAGCACGGCGGCCGCGCCTTCGCGATGGGCCAGGCGCCCGAGGACGTGACGCATGCCGCGACCGACATCACCGACGATGTGGAGGACGGCGGCGTCGCCACGGCCTTCCAGACCCTCGGGCTTCTGTGACGCGGAGTCCAGGGCCCGCACAGGCCGCGACGGCACAATAGCGGGAATCGCGCTCGACTAGACTCGGGTTCCTGGCGGCGACGCCGGGAGGGTTGTCCGAGCGGCCGATGGACCTGGTCTTGAAAACCAGTGGGCAGCAATGTCCCGTGGGTTCGAATCCCACACCCTCCGCGAAAGGATCCGATGAGCGAGCCGAAGCGCCACGCACGACGCACCGTCGCCCGTCACGGGCAGCTGCCCAAGGCGAACCCGGTGCGGCAGTTCTTCGCCCTCATCGGCATCGCCGTCGCGACAGTCCTCGTCGCCGGCATCGGCGTGGTCGGCTACGCGGTCGGCGACCTCTACTCCGCCTACGCGTCGGACACCACCGACATCAACGAGGGCGAGGAGGCGCCGGCCATCGGCGAGCTCGACAACCGCGGCTTCAACATCCTGCTCGCCGGCCTCGACGTGTGCGACTGGGATCACCACGAGATCATGGGCGCCCGATGCTCGAGCGACCCGGCCGACTACGGCGAGAACGGTCTCGAGCTCGACTCGGCGCGCAGCGACGTGAACATGCTCATCCACATCTCGCCGGAGCCCCGCCGGGTCACGGTCGTGAGCTTCCCTCGTGACCTGAAGGCGTACATCCCGCTCTGCGAGAACGAGGACGGCACCCAGGGCGGCGACGGCGTCGAGATGATCAACGCCGCCTACTCCTACGGCGGGCTCGGATGCCTCGTCGACACGATCGAGAACCTCACCGGCCAGACGATCGACCACGCGGCGAGCGTCACGTGGGGCGGTGTCATCGACATCACGGATGTGATCGGCGGCGTCGACGTGTGCGTGAGCGGCGGGATCGCCGATCCCAAGTCGGGCGCCTACTTCAACGACGGCATGAACACGGTCAGCGGCGACCGCGCTCTGGCGTTCCTGCGCACCCGCGAGGGCGTGGGAGACGGCAGCGACATCGCCCGCATCAGCAACCAGCAGGTGTTCATGAGCGCGCTCGTCAAGAAGCTCATGAGCGAGGAGGTGCTCACCAACTGGGGCACCCTCTACAACCTCGCCCGCGTGATCGTCGAGAACATCGAGAAGACGCCGGCCCTGGCCGATCCCGTGTACCTCGCGCAGCTCGCGCTCGCGGTCAAGGACGTGCCGATCGAGAACTTCGTCTTCACCCAGTACCCCGTCTTCGTCGATCCCGCCGACGAGAACCGCCGCATCCCCGACGAGGAGCAGGCTGAGGATCTCTTCGCGAAGATCAACGCCAACGTCGACCTCGCCGTCACGGCCGAGGGGCCGGGCTCGGTCGACGAGGGCGAGGCGGCGGGCGACGTCGAGACCCCGGACGCCGAGCAGCCCGCCGAGCCCACGCAGACCCCCACGCCCGAGGCGACCGAGGACCCGGGCCAGCTCGGCTCGAACGTCACCGGCCAGACGGCCGCCGACAACCGGTGCTCGGCCGGAAATCTCGGTTGATCGGATCAGGTACGATAGACCGACGCACCCGTTCGCGGGTGCATGGAGACGTCGCATAGTCAGGCCTAGTGCACCACCCTGCTAAGGTGGAGTCCCCTTTAAGGGGACCGAGGGTTCAAATCCCTCCGTCTCCGCTCTTGTCTGTGCCCCTCGACCCCTTGAAAACACTGGGATCGCGGGCCATAGGTTTCTCGCGGGAACACCGTTTGCGAAGGATCTGCGAACAAACGTTGAGAAATCGACCTGTGATGTCTCGGACATTGGTGACAGACGCGCGTCTCAGGACACTGGTGACAGACGCGCGCGTCAGGACACCGGTGACGGTGCCAGGCGTAGTCAGAACAGCTTGTCGACCCCGACCTTTCGGGCACCCTTGTCCAGCCGCTTCGAGACGGCGTCGAGATCCTCGTCGAAGAGATCTGAGTACACGTCGAGTGTCATCGCAGCGGACGTGTGCCCCAGCATCCGCTGGATCGTCTTGACGTTAGCGCCGGACTGCACGGCAAGCGACGCCGCCGTGTGGCGCAGGTCGTGAGTCGTCATGTTCGGCAGTTCCGCCGTCGCCAAGGCCGTCTTGAACCACGAGCGTGATCCATCGTCCGAGCGGGTGCGGCGAAGGTAGCCTCCATCGATCCCTGGGAGTGCAAGATCGTGACGCGACCTTCCCTGCAAGGCGATCGCGAGTTGATCGAGAAGGAACTTCGGCACGGGCACGGCGCGGCCTGTGTGAGATTTCGGGGTCCCGACGTGGATCTTCCCATGGACCTCGACTGCGTTCCGTCTGATCCGAAACCGTCCGCGCTCGAAGTCGATGTCCTCTACGCGCAGCGCCACGGCTTCGCCCCAGCGTATGCCCGTGTACGCAAGGACCAGCACAAGCAGCTTCCGATCGCCGGCTGCCCGAGCGAGTCGGAACACCTCCTCGTGCGTGAGATAGCCGTGCTTCCCGCGCGACTTTCTCGGCAACCCGATGCGTCCAACCCGCGCGGGATTCACCGCGATCCGGCCGTCGTAGACCGCGTCGTCGAGAATGCTCGCGAGTACGCCGAACGTGCGGATCGTCACGGTGGCTCCCGTTGACTGCGTGAGTTCGGCCACCCAAGCTCTGATGTCCGTATGGCGGATGTCGGCGACCTCCCACCCGCCCCATTTCGGCTGCACGCGAAGACGCCAGGCCGTCTCGACCGGCGCGAACGAAGACGGCTTCATGGAGTGCCGCTTCGCCTCGATCCAGATCGGGCCAAGCATGTCTACGGTCGCGCGAGCCGCTTGCGGATCAATGAAGCTGCCTTTGGCGCGCGATGTCTCTATCTCCGCGAGCCAGATCTCCGCGTCCCGCTTGCGGGTGAATCCTCGCTTTGCGCCCTGTTTGCCGTTCGGCTTTCGGTAGCGCGCCTCGTAACGCCGGCCCTTCGCTGCCTGGTACGCGTGAACGCTACCCACCGGCCGGTCGACCAGCGTTGTAGTTCATGCCTCTGAGCCGCCCGGCGGCGCGCGCGGCGATGATCCACGACGACGCTGTGCGGTGGGGCACGCCGAGTTCAGTTTGGATCAGCTTCGCCGGCGGCTGCCCCGCCAACGCCGCCGACCCGTACAGCAGCTCGATGACCTGCATCCGTGCTTCACCAGCGCCGCGCCGCACGACCTCGGCAGCGAGCGCCGGCGGCAGGAGCCGCCCCTGCGAGGTGGTCAGTTCCGACACGGACAGCCAGCGCGCGAGGGGGTCTGCCTCGTCGTCAAGCGTGAGGAAGATGCATCGCGGTGCCGCGGTCTGCACGATTGCCTGCATGCCGACCTTCGCGACGGTCGGGTAGTTCAACTCGACGTCGTCCCTGACGGCGGTGTTGGTGACGGACTTGATGACGTACCGGCCAGCATCCGCGACATACAGAGCCGTCATCGCCGTCGACACCCCCAGGGGGAC
This genomic interval from Microbacterium sediminis contains the following:
- a CDS encoding diacylglycerol/lipid kinase family protein, encoding MTSADTAPKRAALVYNPSKTDGADLRARVTTHSAHAGWAPPLLLETTVEDPGQGVTRWALSEGATTVLVAGGDGTVRAVAEALDGTGIPLAIVPSGTGNLLARNLLLPLASPEAMVTAAFEGDRVPVDVGIARLRRADGETEEHAFVVMAGMGLDAAMIANTNSGLKKSVGWVAYVDGAARSLIGAEPFRIVYHVDPRPDQGGSRTTTRLHSAKVHSILVANCGALPAGIALIPDASITDGSLDVAIIQPTGPFGWFGVWRKVWWDNSVLRRFRAGRRIVERRKDSSIRFLQVAGIETATPAPQPVELDGDPFGEAVRMDCAVHPGGLLVAVPRGHPTAAL
- a CDS encoding DUF4192 family protein, with translation MTTVLPAPSPDRFLSLLPHLAGCTPRESLVLVPFHGTRSIGVLRLDLPHDADLAQYAATAIGMVCRVRDADALAIVVYADTPFVAARSTHRALVDRVRERARDCGLAVHGAHLVAADGWGSCDGDDGPRPLGEIAPAAWGDAADDVSADQRAGAALPKLGKAARRRVAEAIEELAPLISERGVGGTSSRTSLDFLTGVFEDALSWDPADLHPAEAAVLTVTLATPLLRDVALTQWSADLACGQRTLEWQLRWQRGERAVPDEPLRLAGDGPRPDPERLRRALELTRYVAAGAPARYRAGALASAGWISWALGNSTHAGWYVERALVSDPEHGLAGLLREILDAAHLPAWAFERAVA
- a CDS encoding HAD-IIB family hydrolase, whose protein sequence is MSSATRRLVALDIDGTVLLEDETFSPGVAEAVHRAVAQGHLVTLATGRSWEATSHVLHELEITPEYVVCSNGAAILIRDEDSETGYARHFTEQFDATEVLELLETHLPDANYLVELPDGTRLYTHFVEDWGLHRENARKVTLEEMKGLMVSRVVVVSPDHTEQDFVDMVDQMGLNQVSYAVGWTAWLDIAPKGVDKGTALERVRELTGFAHENIVVIGDGRNDIGMFRWAAEHGGRAFAMGQAPEDVTHAATDITDDVEDGGVATAFQTLGLL
- the catC gene encoding muconolactone Delta-isomerase, translating into MLYLVRMDVAFPESMPADERDRLKAAEKEFSQALQRDGRFRHIWRVVGEYANYSVFDVASNDELHEILSGFPLFPYMTMKVTPLAKHPNAID
- the serS gene encoding serine--tRNA ligase, giving the protein MIDPALLRENPDLVIRSQVARGSSPDTVAVAVEAEKARRQALTAFEELRAEQNAFGKTVAQAPKEDKPALVAQAKELAAKVKEAQQAANEAEEAFTRAMAAIENVVIDGVPEGGEDDFVTLREVGEIRTFDPAEFPDGPLDHLALGEKLGAIDMERGAKVSGARFYFLKGVGARLEIALMNYALNVAIEQGFTPMITPTLVRPDIMAGTGFLGAHSDEIYHLEEDDMYLVGTSEVALAGYHKDEIIDVSNGPIRYAGWSTCYRREAGSHGKDTRGIIRVHQFNKLEMFSYIAPEDAEAEHERLLALEERMLQSLGLAYRVIDVAAGDLGSSAARKFDTEAWVPTQGAYRELTSTSNCTTYQARRLNVRHRVEEGGKTQHVATLNGTLATTRWIVALLETHQQPDGSVKVPAPLVPYMGGLEVLEPIA
- the lysS gene encoding lysine--tRNA ligase; protein product: MSETPAENAAAEPEEDIFEQKAVRLAKRERLIAERDTPAGGAYPVSVPVTTTIGALRAQYGDLEAGAETGQTASVAGRVVFSRNTGKLCFASLQAGDGSRIQAMVSLANVGDDSLARWKELVDLGDHVAVTGEIVSSRRGELSIMVSDWQIAAKAVLPLPNLYNDLNEETRVRQRYLDLIVREQARTTVVARAKANASLRATFAEHDFLEVETPMLQVQPGGATARPFITHSNAFDTELYMRIAPELYLKRAVVGGIDRVFEINRNFRNEGADSTHSPEFAMLEAYQAYTDYNGIADLTQELIQKAAVAVAGSTTVTWADGTEYDLGGEWDRVSMYPSLSEAAGVEVTPQTSMDELLALAERSGVEVPPHVTHGKLVEELWEHFVKAHLTRPTFVMDFPVDTSPLVREHRSIPGVVEKWDLYVRGFELATGYSELVDPVIQRERFVEQAALADRGDDEAMRIDEDFLRALEHGMPPTGGMGMGIDRLLMAITGLGIRETILFPLVK
- the cls gene encoding cardiolipin synthase → MVIRIVAVVIVPRDRKPTSAMAWLLAIFLLPTAGLALFLLIGSPRLPRARRRRQAQTNEYIRETNDLLEGGSLRPNEPEWFTQIVHMNRELGALPISGDNGVTIISDYQRSLDEMAAAIRSARRYVHVEFYILKSDPSTEVFFRALEDACRRGIEVRVLLDHWANLVKPFHRRTLKRLDRMGADWRFALPIQPLKGKWQRPDLRNHRKLLVIDGEVAFLGSQNITDPSYNLRANIRRGLKWVDVMVRLDGPVVSSVDAVFLSDWFSETDTVPEGIELARKDSGTGDLDCQVVPSGPGFESENNLRLFLALIYAARDQVVMVSPYFVPNEAMMQAVEAACDRGVRVELFVSEVGDQAVVYHAQRSYYEALLRAGVRIWLYRAPYILHTKSLSIDEEIAVVGSSNMDERSFGLNLEVSLLVRGEEFVRQLREVEDQYRQHSRELTLSEWAEQPIRSRILDNLARLTSALQ
- a CDS encoding GNAT family N-acetyltransferase, whose product is MEHSVTERAAAADPLDAVDWPVHTERLVLRRATDADIDAMWAFRQLPEVKMWIGGAPDTFEGHRERMRGKRATLVTIVLPGADGDERVIGELMIAVGDGWAQAEVAEDARGTEAELGWTLDPAFQGHGYATEAVRAAIDLCFGPLGLRRVHAGCFADNVPSWKLMERLGMRREEHSRKTALHRSGVWMDGMNYGLLAEEWRGEPEDRP